A genomic window from Thunnus maccoyii chromosome 2, fThuMac1.1, whole genome shotgun sequence includes:
- the LOC121882558 gene encoding uncharacterized protein LOC121882558 — MNLAVVSDVLSVTVVQGQNDWGVTYTSTQVCALKGSTVDICCTYRYPSRVKGTSTVVKETFWFTQLSNNEPVDLKTDSEYAGHVQYHCDKNNCTLRITDLRESDSAQYKFRFITNQPGGRFTGSPGVTLTVTALQVQVITVTVHQSYTEAELKCLSSCSPAGGISYVWFKNGQKVVKEETSLYSGQFNPSDNVSCAMKAHEDYRSPSVYAPKLPSVSVSPSDLC; from the exons ATGAATCTGGCtgtggtttctgatgtgctATCTGTTACAGTGGTACAGGGTCAGAATGACTGGGGAGTGACTTACACTTCTACTCAGGTCTGTGCCTTAAAAGGATCAACAGTGGACATATGCTGCACCTACAGATACCCATCCAGAGTAAAGGGCACTTCTACTGTAGTTAAGGAAACATTCTGGTTTACTCAACTGAGTAATAATGAACCTGTGGATCTGAAAACAGACTCAGAGTATGCAGGTCATGTGCAgtatcactgtgataagaacaactgcactctgagaatcacagacctgagagagagcgactcagctCAATACAAGTTCAGGTTCATAACAAACCAACCAGGAGGGAGATTTACTGgttcacctggagtcactttgactgtcacag CTCTCCAGGTGCAGGTGATCACAGTAACAGTCCATCAGTCTTATACCGAGGCAGAGCTGAAAtgtctcagcagctgcagtccagCAGGTGGTATTTCTTATGTCTGGTTCAAGAATGGACAGAAAGTTGTGAAGGAGGAAACTTCTCTTTATTCAGGGCAGTTTAATCCCAGTGACAACGTCTCCTGTGCTATGAAAGCACATGAGGATTACCgctctccttcagtgt atgctccaaagcttccctccGTGTCAGTGAGTCCttctg ACCTGTGTTGA